The proteins below come from a single Miscanthus floridulus cultivar M001 chromosome 1, ASM1932011v1, whole genome shotgun sequence genomic window:
- the LOC136541631 gene encoding protein ARABIDILLO 2-like isoform X1, with protein MARFAPNSKPRFEAAAVLSKSARPCTGNKSPNDSLAGKLHDATPEEAELCRGAATRGGGGARAAIVLVRLCAAAIGAGRGRRWRATTGSGGGRGGAAGGDATSESESGVGERGHELRCCSCQEMSLGSCPAAAGDATAEELLEQARGLVPPALAAARAAAGFGGRWKAIAARLERVPPCLSDLSSHPCFSKNSLCRELLQSVAATLAEAAELGARCHEPPKAGKLQMQSDLDALAGKLDLNLRDCSLLVKTGVLSDATVPAAPAETASAAGAQTDVRELLARLQIGHAEAKHRAVDGLLDALREDEKSVLSALGRGNVAALVQLLTATAPKVREKAATVLCLLAESGSCEGLLMSEGALPPLIRLAESGSLVGREKAVITLQRLSMSPDIARAIVGHSGVRALIDMCQTGDSITQSAAAGALKNISAVPEVRQALAEEGVVRVMINLFDSGVVLGSKEYAAECLQNLTSSNDSLRRAVVSEGGLRSLLAYLDGPLPQESPVAALRNLVTAVSPDSLVSLCVLSRLVHVLRDGSVGAQQAAAATICKISSSMDMKRLVGEHGCIPLLVRLLEAKSNGAREAAAQAVASLMVCDPNARDIKKDEKSVPNLVQLLDPSPQNTAKKYAISCLLELSASKRCKKLMISHGAIGYLKKLSEKDVAGAKKLLEKLDRGRLRSLFSRK; from the exons ATGGCTCGCTTCGCCCCGAATTCAAAACCTCGTTTCGAAGCAGCGGCCGTCCTGTCCAAGTCCGCCCGTCCGTGCACCGGAAATAAATCCCCCAACGACTCGCTCGCTGGGAAACTACACGACGCGACGCCAGAGGAGGCGGAGCTTTGTCGGGGGGCGGCTACaagaggcggcggcggtgctcgCG CCGCTATAGTTCTGGTTCGACTCTGCGCCGCGGCGATCGGCGCCGGGAGGGGGAGGAGGTGGAGGGCGACGACGGGAAGTGGCGGCGGACGAGGAGGCGCGGCGGGCGGCGACGCGACCAGCGAGAGCGAAAGCGGCGTCGGTGAGAGAG GTCACGAGCTGCGGTGTTGTAGCTGCCAAGAAATGAGCTTGGGGAGCTGCCCGGCCGCGGCCGGGGACGCGACGGCAGAGGAGCTGCTTGAACAGGCGCGGGGGCTGGTGCCACCTGCCCTGGCCGCTGCGCGCGCGGCGGCTGGCTTCGGTGGGCGGTGGAAGGCTATCGCAGCGAGGCTGGAGAGGGTGCCACCGTGCCTGTCGGACCTGTCCAGCCACCCCTGCTTCTCCAAGAACTCGCTCTGTCGGGAGCTGCTGCAGTCGGTGGCTGCAACGCTAGCGGAGGCCGCCGAGCTCGGTGCGCGCTGCCACGAGCCTCCGAAGGCAGGGAAGCTTCAGATGCAGAGCGACCTCGACGCGCTGGCCGGGAAGCTGGACCTCAACCTCAGGGATTGCTCTCTTCTTGTCAAGACTGGTGTGCTGTCTGACGCGACGGTTCCGGCGGCCCCGGCTGAGACAGCGTCGGCTGCGGGCGCACAGACGGACGTGCGGGAGCTGCTTGCCAGGCTGCAGATTGGGCACGCAGAGGCGAAGCACCGTGCCGTGGATGGCCTGCTCGATGCTCTGCGCGAGGACGAGAAGAGCGTGCTGTCGGCGCTCGGCCGTGGCAACGTGGCCGCGCTGGTGCAGCTGCTCACGGCGACGGCACCCAAGGTCAGGGAGAAGGCGGCCACTGTTTTGTGCTTGCTCGCCGAGTCCGGCAGCTGCGAGGGCTTACTTATGTCAGAAGGCGCGCTGCCGCCGCTCATCCGGCTGGCAGAGTCCGGCAGTCTTGTTGGGCGGGAGAAGGCTGTCATCACGCTGCAGCGGCTGTCCATGTCGCCCGACATTGCCCGTGCAATCGTCGGGCACAGCGGCGTCCGGGCTCTCATCGACATGTGCCAGACCGGGGACTCAATCACACAGTCCGCCGCGGCAGGGGCGCTCAAGAACATCTCTGCCGTGCCAGAAGTCCGACAAGCGCTGGCCGAGGAAGGCGTCGTGCGAGTCATGATCAACCTGTTCGACTCCGGCGTCGTTCTCGGCTCCAAGGAGTACGCCGCAGAGTGCCTGCAGAACCTTACGTCAAGCAACGACAGCCTGCGGCGTGCCGTCGTGTCCGAGGGCGGCCTCCGGAGCCTGCTCGCCTACCTCGACGGGCCACTGCCGCAGGAATCACCCGTGGCCGCGCTCCGGAACCTGGTCACCGCTGTCTCACCAGACAGCCTGGTGTCGCTCTGCGTGCTCTCGCGCCTCGTCCACGTGCTCCGTGACGGTTCCGTGGGTGCTCAGCAGGCTGCCGCGGCGACCATCTGCAAGATCTCCAGCAGCATGGACATGAAACGGCTGGTGGGCGAGCACGGGTGCATCCCGCTCCTGGTGCGCCTGCTGGAGGCCAAGTCGAACGGCGCGCGCGAGGCCGCGGCGCAGGCGGTGGCGAGCCTGATGGTGTGCGACCCGAACGCGAGGGACATCAAGAAGGACGAGAAGAGCGTGCCCAACCTGGTGCAGCTGCTGGACCCAAGCCCCCAGAACACGGCGAAGAAGTACGCCATCTCCTGCCTGCTGGAGCTGTCGGCGAGCAAGCGGTGCAAGAAGCTGATGATCTCCCACGGCGCCATCGGGTACCTGAAGAAGCTCTCGGAGAAGGACGTGGCCGGCGCGAAGAAGCTGCTGGAGAAGCTGGACCGCGGCAGGCTGCGCAGCCTGTTCAGCAGGAAGTAG
- the LOC136541631 gene encoding protein ARABIDILLO 2-like isoform X2 gives MSLGSCPAAAGDATAEELLEQARGLVPPALAAARAAAGFGGRWKAIAARLERVPPCLSDLSSHPCFSKNSLCRELLQSVAATLAEAAELGARCHEPPKAGKLQMQSDLDALAGKLDLNLRDCSLLVKTGVLSDATVPAAPAETASAAGAQTDVRELLARLQIGHAEAKHRAVDGLLDALREDEKSVLSALGRGNVAALVQLLTATAPKVREKAATVLCLLAESGSCEGLLMSEGALPPLIRLAESGSLVGREKAVITLQRLSMSPDIARAIVGHSGVRALIDMCQTGDSITQSAAAGALKNISAVPEVRQALAEEGVVRVMINLFDSGVVLGSKEYAAECLQNLTSSNDSLRRAVVSEGGLRSLLAYLDGPLPQESPVAALRNLVTAVSPDSLVSLCVLSRLVHVLRDGSVGAQQAAAATICKISSSMDMKRLVGEHGCIPLLVRLLEAKSNGAREAAAQAVASLMVCDPNARDIKKDEKSVPNLVQLLDPSPQNTAKKYAISCLLELSASKRCKKLMISHGAIGYLKKLSEKDVAGAKKLLEKLDRGRLRSLFSRK, from the coding sequence ATGAGCTTGGGGAGCTGCCCGGCCGCGGCCGGGGACGCGACGGCAGAGGAGCTGCTTGAACAGGCGCGGGGGCTGGTGCCACCTGCCCTGGCCGCTGCGCGCGCGGCGGCTGGCTTCGGTGGGCGGTGGAAGGCTATCGCAGCGAGGCTGGAGAGGGTGCCACCGTGCCTGTCGGACCTGTCCAGCCACCCCTGCTTCTCCAAGAACTCGCTCTGTCGGGAGCTGCTGCAGTCGGTGGCTGCAACGCTAGCGGAGGCCGCCGAGCTCGGTGCGCGCTGCCACGAGCCTCCGAAGGCAGGGAAGCTTCAGATGCAGAGCGACCTCGACGCGCTGGCCGGGAAGCTGGACCTCAACCTCAGGGATTGCTCTCTTCTTGTCAAGACTGGTGTGCTGTCTGACGCGACGGTTCCGGCGGCCCCGGCTGAGACAGCGTCGGCTGCGGGCGCACAGACGGACGTGCGGGAGCTGCTTGCCAGGCTGCAGATTGGGCACGCAGAGGCGAAGCACCGTGCCGTGGATGGCCTGCTCGATGCTCTGCGCGAGGACGAGAAGAGCGTGCTGTCGGCGCTCGGCCGTGGCAACGTGGCCGCGCTGGTGCAGCTGCTCACGGCGACGGCACCCAAGGTCAGGGAGAAGGCGGCCACTGTTTTGTGCTTGCTCGCCGAGTCCGGCAGCTGCGAGGGCTTACTTATGTCAGAAGGCGCGCTGCCGCCGCTCATCCGGCTGGCAGAGTCCGGCAGTCTTGTTGGGCGGGAGAAGGCTGTCATCACGCTGCAGCGGCTGTCCATGTCGCCCGACATTGCCCGTGCAATCGTCGGGCACAGCGGCGTCCGGGCTCTCATCGACATGTGCCAGACCGGGGACTCAATCACACAGTCCGCCGCGGCAGGGGCGCTCAAGAACATCTCTGCCGTGCCAGAAGTCCGACAAGCGCTGGCCGAGGAAGGCGTCGTGCGAGTCATGATCAACCTGTTCGACTCCGGCGTCGTTCTCGGCTCCAAGGAGTACGCCGCAGAGTGCCTGCAGAACCTTACGTCAAGCAACGACAGCCTGCGGCGTGCCGTCGTGTCCGAGGGCGGCCTCCGGAGCCTGCTCGCCTACCTCGACGGGCCACTGCCGCAGGAATCACCCGTGGCCGCGCTCCGGAACCTGGTCACCGCTGTCTCACCAGACAGCCTGGTGTCGCTCTGCGTGCTCTCGCGCCTCGTCCACGTGCTCCGTGACGGTTCCGTGGGTGCTCAGCAGGCTGCCGCGGCGACCATCTGCAAGATCTCCAGCAGCATGGACATGAAACGGCTGGTGGGCGAGCACGGGTGCATCCCGCTCCTGGTGCGCCTGCTGGAGGCCAAGTCGAACGGCGCGCGCGAGGCCGCGGCGCAGGCGGTGGCGAGCCTGATGGTGTGCGACCCGAACGCGAGGGACATCAAGAAGGACGAGAAGAGCGTGCCCAACCTGGTGCAGCTGCTGGACCCAAGCCCCCAGAACACGGCGAAGAAGTACGCCATCTCCTGCCTGCTGGAGCTGTCGGCGAGCAAGCGGTGCAAGAAGCTGATGATCTCCCACGGCGCCATCGGGTACCTGAAGAAGCTCTCGGAGAAGGACGTGGCCGGCGCGAAGAAGCTGCTGGAGAAGCTGGACCGCGGCAGGCTGCGCAGCCTGTTCAGCAGGAAGTAG
- the LOC136541643 gene encoding F-box protein PP2-A13-like: MGAWVSVLLGMDGAEAAAAGPAAVGLGDLPELCAAQVLLRLDPPEICRLALLNHAFRGAAGADFVWEAKLPENYSYLMEFVGGNGDEGRRRRRRAGKKDIYARLSRPVPFGDGQKEFWLDKSKGMICMVLSSKALVITGIDDRRYWQHMPTSESRFQSVAYLQQIWWFEVVGEVDFCFPVGTYSLYFRVHLGKFYKRFGRRHCTSEHVHGWDKKPVRFQLSTSDGQQALSQCYLEEPGSWVLYHAGDFVSSKPDQPMKLKFSMAQIDCTHTKGGLCIDSVLIYPKGKGFQQERVVRSLK; this comes from the exons ATGGGGGCGTGGGTGTCGGTCCTGCTCGGGATGGACGGAGCCGAGGCGGCGGCCGCCGGGCCTGCTGCTGTGGGCCTGGGCGACCTGCCGGAACTCTGCGCCGCCCAGGTGCTGCTCCGGCTCGACCCGCCGGAGATCTGCAGGCTCGCGCTGCTGAACCACGCGTTCCGCGGCGCGGCGGGGGCGGACTTCGTCTGGGAGGCCAAGCTGCCGGAGAACTACAGCTACCTGATGGAGTTCGTGGGGGGGAACGGCGACGAGggcaggcggaggcggcggcgggccgGCAAGAAAGATATCTATGCCAGGCTATCAAGGCCTGTGCCTTTCGGTGACGGCCAGAAG GAGTTCTGGTTGGACAAGAGCAAAGGCATGATCTGTATGGTACTATCGTCCAAAGCACTGGTGATAACTGGGATTGATGATAGAAGATACTGGCAACACATGCCAACTTCAGAATCAAG ATTCCAGTCTGTAGCCTACCTTCAGCAAATCTGGTGGTTTGAGGTGGTTGGTGAAGTCGATTTCTGCTTCCCTGTTGGAACATATAGCTTGTACTTTAGGGTCCATCTTGGGAAGTTCTACAAACGATTTGGCCGCCGCCATTGCACCTCAGAGCACGTCcatggttgggacaagaagcctgTCCGCTTCCAGCTATCGACCTCCGACGGGCAGCAGGCATTGTCTCAGTGCTACCTGGAGGAGCCCGGGAGCTGGGTCCTGTACCATGCTGGCGATTTTGTGTCCTCCAAGCCTGACCAGCCGATGAAGCTTAAGTTCTCCATGGCGCAGATCGACTGCACGCACACAAAAGGCGGGCTGTGCATCGACTCGGTGCTCATCTATCCGAAAGGGAAGGGGTTTCAGCAGGAGAGGGTGGTCAGGTCTCTGAAATGA
- the LOC136463329 gene encoding uncharacterized protein, producing the protein MYFDDALNINGTGVDILFITPTKEKLRYVLRIHFSASNNAAEYEACLHGLRIAVELGVKRLMVYGDSTLVINQLNKDWSYSSEKMDAYCAEIRRFEGKFYDIEYHHVVRDQN; encoded by the coding sequence ATGTACTTTGACGACGCCCTTAATATCAATGGCACTGGTGTGGACAttttgttcattacgccgaccaaagaAAAGCTCCGCTATGTCCTCCGGATAcacttttcggcctccaacaacgccgcagaatatgaagcatgtctccatggtctccgtatagcagttgagctcggcgtcaagcgcctcatggtgtacggggatTCTACGCTGGtgatcaaccagctcaacaaagactggtcctattccagtgagaagatggatgcatactgtgccGAAATTAGGAggtttgaagggaagttctatgatatcgaataccaccacgtggtacgagatcaaaattag